The nucleotide sequence GCGCAAGCGGCCGGCGTTCCGCGAGGTGTTCGACGGATTCGACCCGGAGCGGGTCGCCCGCTTCGGCGACGACGACGTGGCCCGGCTGCTCACCGACGCCCGGATCGTCCGCAACCGGCAGAAGATCGAGGCCACGGTGTCGAACGCGCGCGCGGTGCTCGAGCTGACCGGTGCCGGCGAGGACCTGGGTGGGTTCCTGGCGTCGTTCGCCCCCGACCCGGCCACCCGTGCCCGCCCCGCGACCCTCGCCGACGTGCCGGCGAGCACCCCCGAGTCCACCGCGCTGTCGCGGGCACTGAAGAAGCGCGGGTTCCGGTTCGTCGGGCCGACCACCTGTTACGCACTCATGCAGGCGACCGGGCTGGTGGACGATCACGTGGCGTATTGCTGGCGGTCCGGCGGCGGTGCCGGCCCGGCCCGGCGACCCGGATGAGTTGACCGGAGCGTCGCCGGGCCGTTGCGCTGCGTCGATGCCGGATGAGCCCCGGGACCGCCCTCGCCGCGCCGTGATCGCCTCGGTTGCACCCCGGCACCGGTGATGAGCGACAATGGTGTTCCCGCCGCGGCGCGTGCCCCGAACGCGTCCACGCGGGACGACAGTGTGTGTGGACCTTGACGGAGGACGGACGAATGGCCGCGATGAAGCCCCGCACCGGCGACGGGCCCCTGGAAGTGACCAAGGAGGGCCGGGGCATCGTGATGCGCGTCCCGCTCGAGGGTGGTGGCCGCCTGGTGGTCGAGATGACCCCCGACGAGGCCTCCGCCCTCAGTGAGGCGCTGAAGGCGACCGTCGGCTGAACTCCCCGGGTGGCGGTGCCGTGACCGGTGCCGCCACCCGTCTTCCTCACACCACGCTCTCGTAGACCTCCGACGTCCGCCGGGCCATCTCGGCCCAGGCGAACTCGCCGACCGCACGCTCCCGCCCACGCGCTCCCATCCGCGCCGCCCGCTCCGGATCCGCGACGAGCTCGTTGACCCGGTCCGCGACCGCGGTCTCGAACGCCGCGGTGTCGGTCGCGTCGTAGTGCGCCAGCAGCCCGGTCTCGCCGTCCGCGACGACCTCCGGGATACCCCCGACGTCGGACGCGACCACCGCCGTCCCGCAGGCCATCGCCTCCAGGTTCACGATGCCCAGCGGCTCGTACACCGACGGGCACACGAAGACAGTGGCCGCGGACAGCAGCTGGCGCACCTCGGTGGTCCGCAGCATCCGCTGGATCCACACCACCCCGGTGCGCGACGCCGACAGTTCGGCCACCGCTCGCTCGGTCTCGGCCGCGAGCTCCGGGGTGTCCGGAGCGCCGGCACACAGCACGACCTGGGCCGCCGGGTCGAAGCGGTGCGCCGCGGCGATCAGATGCCCGAGCCCCTTCTGCCGGGTGATCCGCCCCACGAACACCACGCACGGCCGGTCCGGGTCCACGCCGTTCTCGACGAGCGCGTCGCGGGCCGGGTCGGGCCGGTAGAACTCGGTGTCGATCCCGTTGTGCACCACGTGCACCAACTCCGGGTCGATCGCCGGGTAGGCGGCCAGCACGTCCCGGCGCATGCCGTGCGAGACGGCGATCACCGCGTCCGCGGCCTCGTAGGCGGTCCGCTCGACCCAGGACGACAACCGGTATCCGCCACCGAGCTGCTCGGCCTTCCACGGCCGCAGCGGCTCCAGCGAGTGGGCGGTCACCACGTGCGGCCGGCCGTGCAGCAGACCACCGAGGTGCCCGGCCATGTTCGCGTACCAGGTGTGCGAGTGCAGGATGTCGCAGCGTTCCAGCTCGGCCGCCATCGACAGGTCCACGCCGAGCGTGGACAGCGCCGCATTGGCCCCGTCCGGCAGCGGTGGCGCGGAGTGGGTGCGGGCGTCGGGCGGTGCATCGCTGCCCGGCTCGGCGAAGCAGTGCACGTCGACGTCGACGAGCTCCCGCAGGGCAGGGACGAGATGTCCGACATGGACCCCGGCGCCGCCGTAGACGGCGGGGGGGTACTCACGGGTGAGGAGGCCGACGCGCACGGCGGCTGACCGTACGGGATCCGGGCCGGGGATCGCGAGCAGTGATCGAGAAGCGGTCGGACGCGGAGCGGCGACGCGGCCCGGCGCGCCGCGGACGTATGGCCCCTGCACCGTGCGGGCACTAGGGTTCACCCCATGCGACCGACGTCGTCCGGACGGCTGCCCGGCAGGGTTTTGGGAATTGTGCTGGCGGGCGGCGAGGGCAAGCGTTTGTGGCCGCTCACCGCGGACCGCGCGAAGCCGGGCGTCCCGTTCGGCGGGAACTACCGGCTCATCGACTTCGTGCTGTCGAATCTGGTCAACGCGGGCATGGACCGGCTGTGCGTGCTGACCCAGTACAAGTCGCACTCGCTGGACCGGCACATCTCGACGACCTGGCGGCTCTCCAGCGTCCTCGACCAGTACATCACCACGGTCCCGGCCCAGCAGCGGCTCGGCCGCCGGTGGTACACCGGCAGCGCCGACGCCATCTTCCAGAGTCTCAACCTCGTCTACGACGACGAGCCCGAGTACATCGCGGTGTTCGGCGCGGATCACGTCTACCGGATGGACCCGGCGCAGATGATCGCCGAGCACGCCGCGTCCGGTGCCGGGGTCACGGTCGCCGGGATCCGGGTGCCACGGGCCGAGGCGAAGGCGTTCGGCTGCATCGCCTCCGACGAGACCGGGCGGATCACCGAGTTCCTCGAGAAGCCGTCCGATCCACCGCACGTGCCGGGCGACCCGGATGTGACGTTCGCCTCGATGGGCAACTACGTCTTCACCACCCAGGCCCTGCTGGACGCGCTGCGTGCCGACGCCTCCAACGCGGACTCCGACCACGACATGGGCGGCGACATCATCCCGGCGCTGGTCGAGCGCGGCGAGGCGAACGTCTACGACTTCGCCGACAACATCGTCCCGGGGGCCACCGAGCGGGACGCCGGTTACTGGCGCGACGTCGGGACGATCGACGCCTACTACGACGCGCACACCGATCTCGTCTCGGTGCACCCGATCTTCAACCTGTACAACGCGCGCTGGCCGATCCGCAGCGCGACGCCGGCGCTGCCGCCGGCGAAGTTCGTCGAGGGTGGGATCGCCCAGGACTCCGTGGTCGGCGCCGGAACGATCATCTCGGGCGCGATCGTGCGCCGGTCGGTGATCAGTCCGAACGTGAGCGTCCAGGGCGGTGCCGAGGTCTCCGACTCGGTGGTGCTGCCCGGGGCCCGGATCGGCCGCGGCGCCGTGGTGCGCCGGGCGATCCTGGACAAGAACGTCGTCGTCCCGGACGGTGCCCTGATCGGTGTCGACCTGAACCTCGACCGCAGCCGCTACACGGTCTCCAACGGCGGCGTGGTCGTGCTCGGCAAGGGTGTCACCGCCCAGTAGCGGGCGGCGCGGTCCGGATCAGCGCCGGACCGCGCACAGCATCCCGTCGGCCACCGGCAGCAGGGCCGAGAGCAATCGCTCGTCGTCGCGGACCAGTCCGGCCGTCTCACGCAGCGCGGCCGTGCCGGGACCGTCCGCGGTGCCGTCGCCCGCGACCCGGCCGCCGTCCAGCACACCCTCCAGGACGAGCACGCCGCCCGGCCGCAGCAGCCGGATCGCCTCCGCCAGGTAGCCCGGGTACTCGCCGGGCACGGCGTCGGCGACGACCAGGTCGTACCCGCCGTCGGTGAGCCGGGGGAGCACGTCCAGTGCCATCCCGTTGATCAACCGCAGCCTGCCCGGCCCGTAGCCGGCCCCCAGGAACGTGCGGCGCGCCGAGCGCTGCAGCTCCGGGTCGACGTCGATGGTGGTCAGCACGCCGTCGACGGCCATGCCGCGCAGCAGGTACAGGCCGCTGACCCCGGCCCCGGTCCCGACCTCGACGACCGCCCGTGCCGCGATCGTCGCGGCCAGCACGGACAGCGCGGCACCCCCGGCCGGGCTGATCGGGTGCGCCCCGGCGGTGGTGCCCAGCGAGCGCGCCTCGCCGAGCGCGTCGTCCTCGGCGAGGTAGCCCTCGGCGTACGCGGTCGCGCCCGCGGGTGTGCTCATGGCGAGAGATTATCGGTGCGACGCCGCGGGCGAGATTTCACAGACTTCTCTCAGACGGGTTTCACATCCTCCTCATCAGGCGAGGGCACTCTGTACTGCAACGAACGACATCGCGTTGGTCGCACGAGCACGTCGCAGGAACGGACGAGTCGATGTGTGATCACGCCACACCGGAGGTGCCCTGCCCCGATGCCCGCTCCTCGTGATCACGACGACGCCCCGGTCCGGGACGCCGCCGACGGCACCCGCCCCGGCGAGGGTGCCGACTGGACCCCGCCCAGCTGGGACGAGGTCGTCCGGGAGCATGCCGACCGCGTCTACCGCCTCGCCTACCGGCTCTCCGGCAACCAGCACGACGCCGAGGACCTCACCCAGGAGACGTTCATCCGGGTGTTCCGGTCGCTGGCCTCCTACAAGCCGGGGACGTTCGAGGGATGGCTGCACCGCATCACCACGAACCTGTTCCTGGACATGGTCCGCCGCCGCGCCCGGCTGCGGATGGAGGGACTGCCCGAGGACACCGAGCGGCTCCCCGGCGGCGGCCCCGAGCCGGAGACCGTGTTCGCGATCAACCACCTGGACCCGCACCTGCAGGCCGCACTCGACGAGCTGCCGCCGGACTTCCGGGTGGCGGTCGTCCTGTGTGACGTCGAGGGCCTGTCCTACGAGGAGATCGGCGCGACGCTCGGGGTGAAGCTGGGCACCGTGCGCAGCCGGATCCACCGCGGGCGGACCGCGCTGCGGGCGTCCCTGGAGCGGCGCCGGGCAGCCGAGTCGGAGCAGACGGTGGCACCCGACCGTGGCCCGGTGGCAGAGTTGGTGCCGTGACCGATCGACGGCGTTTCCAGGTCGTCCCCCCGAATTGGGGGGAGGCCCATCTGACGCTGGAGGCGGTCGTCGCCTTTGTCGACGACGAGCTGGCCTCCGGCCCGCACGAGCGGGCCACCCGTCATCTCGAGGGGTGCCCCGACTGTGCGGTCGAGGTCGCGGAGCAGCGGCGGGCCCGGTCCGCGCTGCGTGGCGCGGATGCGCCGACCCTGCCCCCGTCGTTGATGAGCGCGCTGCGGTCGATCCCACAGGACACCGAGCTGCCTCCGCCGCCGGCCGGGTTGTCGCTCACCCCGGAGGGCGAGCTCGTCTCGATGCTGCGTCCGGCACCGCTGGCCGGGCAGTCGCGCCGGTCCAGCCGTTCCCGGCGGGTGAAGCTCGGTACCGGTGCCGCCGTGTCGGGTATCGCGCTCGGCGCGCTGGCGTTCGGCATGCCCGCGGCGACGACGTCGGCGCCGACCCCCGCCCCCGGCGGTCAGGGCCCGGCCTCGGCGGCGGTCGCCCGTTTCGCGACCACTCCCACGCAGGCGCCGCGGCAGCGTTCGTCGTCGGCGACCCCCGCGCCCGGGGCGACCGGTGGCGCGCAGGCCCCGGACCCGGGCGTCCCGATGCGGAACGCGGGCCTGCCTCCGTCCCGCTGAGGGCTGGCCACCGCAGGTACCCGAAACAGGAACTTCACCGGCTGACCGGCAGGCTGGCCCGGTGCCGACCGTGATGGACCGCCGATGAGCGATACCCCGGAGTCCGGTCCGTCCGGAGAGCCCGGCCGCCCGGCCGGTGACGGGACGGCACCACCCCGGCTGGGGCCGCGAGCGCTGGAGTATCCGGACACCGACCCGGCGGACCGCGCGGCCTTCGGCCGGCCGGACGGTGTCGGCTCGTCGTTCGCCCCGCCGGCGCACGCCGGCTCGAACGGATCGGTCCCGGTCGCGCCGCCGCCCACCGCTGCCGTCGCCCGCGCGTTCGGCCGTCCGGACGACGGCGGGGCCGGTCTGCAGCGACCGCCGGCGGGTGGGCCGTCCGCCCCCGGTGAGCAGAGCAAGGTCGACGGTGAGCAGAGCAACGGCGACCGTGAGCAGAGCAACGGGGCATTCTGGCCGGGCGGATCCGCCGACGACCCGTGGCGCAACCCCGGCGCGCCGGTGGTCGCCGCGCCCCCGCACGGCGACGCCGATCCGGCGCCGGCCCCGGACCGCCCGGACGGCCCCCGGCTGAGCGTGCGCGAGGTGCTGTTCGGCGACCGGGTCCAGCCACGCGCGCTGGCGCTGCTCGGGGTGCTGGCGCTCGCCATCGGCGCGGTCGGTGGCCTCGCCGGGCACTGGACGGCGTCCGGTGCGAGCGCCCTGACCAGCCCCGGCGCGGTGCTCGCGACGGCCGAGGAGGCGAAGGAGCGCCCGCCCGGCTCGGTCCCGGACGTCGCCGCCCGGGTCCTGCCGTCGGTCGTCTCGCTGGAGGTGACGGTCGGGAACCAGGCGGGCAACGGCTCCGGGGTGGTCATCGACGCGGAGGGCTACGTGCTCACTAACGACCACGTCGTCGCCCCGGCCACCGGGCCCGGCCAGGGCTCGATCGAGGCGGTCTTCTCCGACGGGTCCCGGGTTCCGGCGGCCGTCGTGGGCACCGACCCGATGACCGACCTGGCGGTGCTGAAGGTCCCGGTCGCGAACCCGACGGTCGCGGCGATCGGCCGCTCGGCGGAGCTCGCGGTCGGCGACGCGGTGATCGCGATCGGCTCGCCGTTCGGGCTGGCGGGCACCGTCACCACCGGCATCGTGTCCGCAGTGAACCGGCCGCTGCGACTCGACCCGGAGGGCAGCGCCGGGGACGCGGTGATCGACGCCGTGCAGACCGACGCCGCGATCAACCCGGGCAACTCGGGTGGCCCGCTGGTCGACGCGACCGGCGCCGTCGTCGGGATCAACACGGCGATCCGCAGCGCCGGGACCGAGGCGGGTGGGCAGGGCGGGTCGATCGGGCTGGGTTTCGCGGTCCCGATCGACGAGGCCAGGACGATCGCCGAGGAACTGATCCGGACCGGCGGGGTCGCGCACGCCGATCTCGGGGTGAACGCGCGCTCGGTCACCGACGGGGCGACCGACGGCGCCCAGGTGCAGAACGTCGCCGCCGGCGGCCCGGCCGCGGCGGCCGGGCTGCTCGAGGGCGACGTCGTCGTCCGGGTGGGTGGTCGCTCGATCGCCGGAGCCGACGAGCTCGTCGTCGCGGTGCGGGAGCATGCGCCGGGGGACCAGGTGCCGATCGAGCTGGTGCGTCAGGGCAGGCCGCTCACGGTGACGGCGACCCTCGGGCAGCGCTGACTCCGGAGCTGACTTCCGGGCTGGCTTCCGAGCAGTTCACCGGCCTGCACGCCCGGCGTGCGGCCGGTGTCCGTAGGCTGATGGTGTGTTCGAGAACATCGGCATGTGGGAGATCCTCATCCTGGTGGTCGCGGGGTTGTTCATCCTCGGCCCGGAGCGGCTCCCCGAGGCTGCCCGCTGGCTGGGCAGCGCCGTGCGCCAGGTCAAGGAGTACGCGACCGGCGCGCAGGATCACCTGAAGCGTGAACTCGGCCCGGAATTCGACAAGATCCAGCAGCCGCTCAACGACCTGCGCAGCCTGCGCTCGTTCAACCCGCGTACCGCGATCACCCGCAGCCTGTTCTCCGACGACGAGCCGGTGAAGCGCAACGGGCACAGCCCCGGTGCCCGTGCCACGAACACGGGCGGCGGGCTCGGCGCCGCCGCGGCAGGCGGTGCGGCAGCGGCCGCCGCGAGCGGCACCTCCGCGGCTGCCGGCACACCGGCGTCCGGTGACACGACGCCGGGCAACACGACCCCGGGCAACACGGCTTCCGGTAACACGCCCCCGGGCACTACGGCCTCCGGGGCTGCGCCGACCGGGGCCGCTGCGCCGGCCGCGCAGCAGCCGCTCGCGGCGAACGAGCGTCCCCCGGTCGACCCCGACGCGACCTGATCGCGCCGGGCCCGGCCCGCTCAGCCCAGCAGTGGCGGCCGCCGCAGGTGGTGGTCGGTCGCCTGCTGGTAGGCGTGGGCGGCGGCGAGCACGGTGGCGTCCGCGTGCCGTGGGCCGACGACCTGCAGGCCGACCGGCAGGCCCGCCGAGGTGAACCCGCACGGCACGCTGGTCGCCGGCTGCTGGGTCATGTTGAACGGGTAGGTGAACGGCGTCCAGGTCGTCCAGCGCGGGTCCGCCCAGCCCTCCGGGACCTCCCGGCCGCCCTCGAACGCGGTGATCGGCAGCGTCGGTGTGAGCAGCAGGTCGTACTCGTCGTGGAAGGCGCTCATCAGGGTGCCGAGCTCGTTGCGGACGGCCATCGCGCCGAGATAGTCGAGCGCCGTGGTTCCCGCGCCCTGCTCGGCGATCTCGACCAGCGCCGGATCCATCCGCTCGCGGGCCGGGGCACCGATCGGCTCGAGGGACTTCGCCGCGGCGGCGAACCACAGGGTGTGGAAGGGCTCGATCGGGTCGGCGAAGCCGGGATCGGCATTCTGCACGGTCGCGCCCAGTGAGCTGAAGACCTCGACCGCGGCGGCGACCAGCGCGGCGATCTCGGGATCGACCGTGGCGAACCCGAGCGTCGCGGAGTACGCGATCCGCAGTCCCTGTGCGCCGCCGGCGAGCCGGTCGACGGCGGACTCCCGGGGCACGTCGAGCACCCACGGGTCCCGGGTGTCGGGCCGCGCGACGACGTCGAACAGCAGTGCCGCGTCGGCGACGGTGCGGGTCATCGGGCCGACGTTGGCCAGCGTGCCGAACGCCGAACCGGGGTAGTGCGCGATCCGGCCGTAGGTCGGCTTGTGCGCGACGGTCCCGGTGAAGGCGGCCGGGATGCGGACGGAGCCCCCGGCGTCGGTGCCCAGCGACAGCGGGCCCATGCCGAGCCCGACAGCGGAGGCGCTGCCCCCGGACGAGCCGCCCGCGGTGAGCGATGGGTCCCACGGGTTGGTCGTGACACCGGTCAGCGGCGAGTCGGTGACGCCCTTCCAGGCCAGCTCGGGGGTGGTGTTCTTGCCGAGCAGCACCGCCCCGGCCTCCCGCACCCTGGCCACCGGCGGGCCGTCCACCTCGAACGGTCCCTCGGCGGAGGTGGTGGTCGAGCCGCGCCGGGTGGGCCAGCCGACCGTGAGCAGCATGTCCTTGATCGAGGTGGGGACGCCGTCGAGCGGGCCGATCGGCTCGCCGGCCTGCCAGCGGGCCTCCGAGTCCTTCGCCGAGGCCAGCGCGGAGTCGGCGTCGACGAGGCAGAAGGCGTTCACGGCGCCGTCATGTGCCTCGATCCGGTCCAGTGCGTCCCGGGTGGCCTGCACCGGGGAGAGCTCCCCGGTGCGGTATCCGGCCAGCAGCTCGGTCGCGCTGAGGTCTGCGGTGGTCCCGGTGTTCCTGCTCACGGCCGTCACGCCTTTCCCCCGGAGGAGCTCACGTACCCACGTTCCTTGTCCACCACGTTGCGCAGGTCCCGGCCCGTCCGGAAGCGCTGCAGGTTGTCCACGAACAGCTCGACGAGCATGTCCTTCCAGCCGACGACGTCGCCGGACATGTGCGGGGAGATCAGGACGTTCTCCATGGTCCACAGCGGCGAATCGGCGGGTAGCGGCTCGACCTCGAACACGTCCAGCGCGGCCCCGGCGAGCCGGCCCGAGGCGAGTGCGGCGGTGAGGTCGTCCTGCACGACGAGCGGGCCCCGCCCGATGTTGATCACCCGGGCCCGCTCCGGGAGCAGCGCGATCGTCCCGCTGTGCAGCATCCCGCGGGTCGCATCGGTGAGCGGCGCCGCGAGCACGAGGTAGTCGGTGTCGGGCAGCAGGCCCGGGAGCTCGTCGAAGGCGTGCACACCGTCGGCGGCCCGCCTGCCGACCAGTCGCACGTCGAGTCCGGCGGCGCCGAGCAGCTGCGCGATCGCCTGCCCGATCGGCCCGCTGCCCACGACGGTGGCGGTCCGGCCGGCGATCGTCTCGGTCTCCCGGTGCCGCCACGTCCGGTCCCGCTGCAGGGCGAGCGACCGGGCGGTGTCCTTCGCGAACGCCAGCACGGCGCCGAGCACGAACTCGGCGATCGGCCGGTCGAAGACGCCACGCGAGTTGGTGAGCGTCAGCGGGGTCGCGAGCAGTTCGGGGAACGCGACCCGGTCGACGCCCGCGCTGGCGGTGTGCACCCAGCGCAGCGACCGAGCCAGGTCGTCGTGCCACACCTCCTTCACGGCGTCGGAGGTGAAGTCCCAGGTCAGCAGCACGTCGCTGCCGGGGAGTGCGGTGGCCAGCTCGTCGGCGTCCGCGGCGAACCGGAGACGTGCGTCACCCACCCGGGACTCGAGCCCGGGCGGGGTCTCGCCGGCGTGCAGCACGGCAACAGTGATGGGGTCCTGACCAGCGGAAACCGGCAAAGCAAGATCCTGTCGGTGGTGAGGTCGAGCGGCGTTGACACGCTAGGAAGTGCACCTAGGATTGTCAACAATCCGCCTATCCGGCGGAGGTCTCCCCGCACCCACGAACGTTCCTGGGGGAACCGTGACCAAGCTGATCAGGATCGAACTCGCGAAGCGCGGCGTCGCATGCACCGCGGAACTGCTGGAGAAGGAAGCGCCGCGGACGTCCGCCGCCGTCTGGGAGGCGCTCGCCGCAGGCCCGGCGGGCGGGGACGCGCAGCACGCCAAGTACGCGCGCAACGAGGTCTACACGATCGTCCCCCGGTTCGGGCCGCGGATCGGGCAGGAGAACCCGACGGTGACCCCGATCCCGGGTGACGTGTGCTACTTCGACTTCCACGGCGGCATGCTCGACGCGTCGTTCAAGGACGACCAGGGGATCGACGCCGAGGCCGGCGGGATCGATCTCGCGATCTTCTACGGCCGGAACAACCTGCTGCTCAACGGCGACGTGGGCTGGGTCCCCGGCAATGTCTTCGCCTCGATCGTGGACGGGCTGGACGCGATGGCGACGGCCTGTCACGACGTGTGGCGCTCGGGCAGCGTGGGGGAGCGGCTCGTCTACTCGCGGATCGAGTGACCCTTGCGTCGGCGGGGGGCTCTGTAGGATTGTCGACAACATGAGCACGGTTGGCATCCTGTACCCCGGTTACTCGGCCGAGGACGACTACCCGCGCGCCGAGAAGCGGCTGCACGACGGCAGCCTGCTCCCGCTGGTGCACACCGAGATGAAGGTCGACGCCCATCGGGCGGACGCGCTGCTCGACATCGGCGGCGACGACGTGCTGGCCGAGGGGGCCCGCCGGGTCGCCGCCGAGGCCGGGCCGCTGGACTCGATCGTCTGGGCCTGCACCTCGGGCAGTTTCATCTTCGGTCCCGAGGGGGCCGCACGTCAGGTCGCGGCGCTGCAGGAGGTCGCCGGGGTGCCGGCGTCGAGCACGTCGTTCGCGTTCGTGGACGCCTGTCATCGGCTCGGGATCTCGACCGTCGCGCTCGGCGCGACCTACCCGCCGGACGTGGCGGAGGCGTTCATCATGTTCCTCGCCCACCACGGCATCACGGTGCTGACGGTCTCGGCGCGCGACATCATCACCGCCGCCGAGGTCGGCACCCTCACCTCGCAGACCGTGCTGGACTTCGCGGCGGCGGTCTCCGCGGACGCCCCCGAGGCCGACGCGGTCCTGCTGCCGGACACGGCCCTGCACACCGTCGACCTGCTCGACGCACTCGACGCGCGGGTCGGGAAGCCGGTGCTGACGGCCAACCAGGTCAGCATCTGGCAGGGCCTGCGGCTGGCCGGCGCCGACGTCGTCCGCCCCGGTCTGGGGACGCTGTTCCGGAAGGGATGACACGGTGGGTACTGAGGTCTCGGATCTGGAGCCGGTCAGCAGACGGTCCACCGCGGAGATCGTCGCGGACCGGATCCGCACGGCGATCATGCGCGGCACGTTCGCGCCCGGGGCCCAGCTCGGCGAGGTGGACCTGGCCGGCCGGCTCGGGGTGAGCCGCGGGCCGCTGCGGGAGGCGATGCAGCGCCTGGTCGCCGAGGGGCTGCTGCGCAGCGAGCGGCACCGCGGGCTGTTCGTGCGGGAGCTCGGTCCGGACGACGTCCGCGATGTCTACCTGGCCCGCACCGCCGTCGAGCGGGCGGCCGCGCTACAGGTGCTGGCGGCCGATCGGGCCGCGGCGGTGGTCGCACTGGAGATCCCGCTGGGCGCGATGCGAGCGGCCGCCGCGGCGGGGGACTCGGTTGCGCTCGCCGACGCCGACCACGACTTCCACGCCGCGCTGGTCGCTGCGTCCGGCAGTCCGCGGCTGCGCCGGATGACCGACGGGCTCCTGGTGGAGACCCGGATGTGTCTCGCCGCGTTCCAGCAGACCGCGCCACCGGCGCCCGATCTGCTGGCCGAGCACGAACTGCTCCGGGACGCGCTGCGCGACGGGCGGACCGAGCTGCTGCTCGACCGGCTGGCCGCCCACATGGACGACGCCGTCGCGCGGATCCTGGCGGCCATGCCCGGTGCGGCGTGATCGGGCTTCCCGGCGTGTGAGTCCGTGCGCTCGGCGTGCCACGAGGTCGTTGCCATACGTAAGGTGATGGCGCGTGACGGGTGTGCTCGAGGGTTTCCTGGTCATCGGCGTGGTCGTCGGTGTCGGCTACGTCCTCGGGCGGTACCAGCTGCTCGGCGAGCACGGGGCTCGCGTGCTGGCCCGCGCCGCGTTCTTCGTCGGGACGCCGGCGCTGCTGTTCATCACCCTGGCCCGGTCCGACGTCGGCGCGGTCTTCTCGTCCGGCCTGCTCGTGACGGCGGTGACCAGCTCGCTGGCCTGCCTGCTCTTCGTGCCGGTGGCCCTGCTGCGGCGCCGTCCGGCGGGCGAGACCGTCGTCGGGGCGATGGGGTCGGGATACGTCAACGCCGGCAACCTCGGCATCCCGATCGCGACCTACGTGCTCGGCGATCCGGCGGCCGTCGCACCGGTGCTGCTGTTCCAACTGGCGGTGCTGGGGCCGCTGTTCACGACGCTGCTGGACGTGATGCCGGGGGACGGCCGAGGGGACCGGCCGGGTCTGCTCCGGGTCGCCGTCGCGCCGCTGCGCAATCCGATCGCGATCGCCAGCGCCGCGGGTCTGGTGGCCTCCGCGACCGGGGTGCAGCTGCCGGAGCCGGTGATGGCGCCGGTGGAGCTGCTCGCCGCGCTCGCGGTTCCGGCGATGCTGCTGGCGTTCGGGTTGTCCCTGCACGGCGCCCGCCGCCCCGGAGCGGGGGAGACCGGGCCCTCGTTGTGGACCGCCGTGCTGATCAAGAACGTGGTGCATCCGGTGCTCGCCTGGGTGTTCGCCGCGGGCGTCCTCGGGCTCACCGGTCCCGCCCTGCTGGCGGCGGTGGTGCTGGCCGCGCTGCCGACCGCACAGAACGTCTTCGGCTATGCGGTGCGCTACGAGCGCGGCGTCACCCTGGCCCGGGACACCGCACTGGCGACGACCGTCGCCGCGGTGCCGGTGCTGCTGGTGGTGGCCGCGTTGCTGGCCTGACTGAGCCTCGGCCGGTGCGCGGCCGGGGACCCGGGCGCCCCGGCGGACGGAGGGTGTCCTGGGCCCGCTCTGCTCTGCTCACCACGGAGGAGGGGCCTGCCCCCGTCCCCGCTCTGCTCTGCTCACTCCCGGGCCGACGGTGCCGGGCAGCGCGCCGGGTGGCGCCGCGTCGTATGCCCACCGCAGCTCGGGTGCGAGGCCGCACGGAGCGCCCCGGCCGGTCCGCGCACCCGCTCCCCGGAGGGGTGAGCAGAGCAAAGCGAGGAACGGTCGGCCCTTGCCCGAGCCGCCCGCGCATGATTCCCTGAGATTGTCGACAACTCGACAACCCGATCGGTTCCTCCGGTCACCCCGGATCCGGACGCACGACTCTCGACGCATCAGGAGTTGCGAAACCCATGGCACAGCTGTCCCCGCTGCTGAAGCAGGCCACCCCGGTCCAGGCCGCCCGCGGTGAGGGCGTCTATCTGTTCGACACCGACGGGCGACGCCACCTGGACTTCACCGCA is from Pseudonocardia autotrophica and encodes:
- a CDS encoding DNA-3-methyladenine glycosylase I, with protein sequence MTAPDGRGRCDWATSAPDYVAYHDDEWGRPVHGTAAWFERMTLEGFQSGLSWIVILRKRPAFREVFDGFDPERVARFGDDDVARLLTDARIVRNRQKIEATVSNARAVLELTGAGEDLGGFLASFAPDPATRARPATLADVPASTPESTALSRALKKRGFRFVGPTTCYALMQATGLVDDHVAYCWRSGGGAGPARRPG
- a CDS encoding DUF3117 domain-containing protein, with protein sequence MAAMKPRTGDGPLEVTKEGRGIVMRVPLEGGGRLVVEMTPDEASALSEALKATVG
- the glgA gene encoding glycogen synthase produces the protein MRVGLLTREYPPAVYGGAGVHVGHLVPALRELVDVDVHCFAEPGSDAPPDARTHSAPPLPDGANAALSTLGVDLSMAAELERCDILHSHTWYANMAGHLGGLLHGRPHVVTAHSLEPLRPWKAEQLGGGYRLSSWVERTAYEAADAVIAVSHGMRRDVLAAYPAIDPELVHVVHNGIDTEFYRPDPARDALVENGVDPDRPCVVFVGRITRQKGLGHLIAAAHRFDPAAQVVLCAGAPDTPELAAETERAVAELSASRTGVVWIQRMLRTTEVRQLLSAATVFVCPSVYEPLGIVNLEAMACGTAVVASDVGGIPEVVADGETGLLAHYDATDTAAFETAVADRVNELVADPERAARMGARGRERAVGEFAWAEMARRTSEVYESVV
- the glgC gene encoding glucose-1-phosphate adenylyltransferase; this translates as MRPTSSGRLPGRVLGIVLAGGEGKRLWPLTADRAKPGVPFGGNYRLIDFVLSNLVNAGMDRLCVLTQYKSHSLDRHISTTWRLSSVLDQYITTVPAQQRLGRRWYTGSADAIFQSLNLVYDDEPEYIAVFGADHVYRMDPAQMIAEHAASGAGVTVAGIRVPRAEAKAFGCIASDETGRITEFLEKPSDPPHVPGDPDVTFASMGNYVFTTQALLDALRADASNADSDHDMGGDIIPALVERGEANVYDFADNIVPGATERDAGYWRDVGTIDAYYDAHTDLVSVHPIFNLYNARWPIRSATPALPPAKFVEGGIAQDSVVGAGTIISGAIVRRSVISPNVSVQGGAEVSDSVVLPGARIGRGAVVRRAILDKNVVVPDGALIGVDLNLDRSRYTVSNGGVVVLGKGVTAQ
- a CDS encoding O-methyltransferase produces the protein MSTPAGATAYAEGYLAEDDALGEARSLGTTAGAHPISPAGGAALSVLAATIAARAVVEVGTGAGVSGLYLLRGMAVDGVLTTIDVDPELQRSARRTFLGAGYGPGRLRLINGMALDVLPRLTDGGYDLVVADAVPGEYPGYLAEAIRLLRPGGVLVLEGVLDGGRVAGDGTADGPGTAALRETAGLVRDDERLLSALLPVADGMLCAVRR
- the sigE gene encoding RNA polymerase sigma factor SigE: MPAPRDHDDAPVRDAADGTRPGEGADWTPPSWDEVVREHADRVYRLAYRLSGNQHDAEDLTQETFIRVFRSLASYKPGTFEGWLHRITTNLFLDMVRRRARLRMEGLPEDTERLPGGGPEPETVFAINHLDPHLQAALDELPPDFRVAVVLCDVEGLSYEEIGATLGVKLGTVRSRIHRGRTALRASLERRRAAESEQTVAPDRGPVAELVP
- a CDS encoding anti-sigma factor family protein, translating into MTDRRRFQVVPPNWGEAHLTLEAVVAFVDDELASGPHERATRHLEGCPDCAVEVAEQRRARSALRGADAPTLPPSLMSALRSIPQDTELPPPPAGLSLTPEGELVSMLRPAPLAGQSRRSSRSRRVKLGTGAAVSGIALGALAFGMPAATTSAPTPAPGGQGPASAAVARFATTPTQAPRQRSSSATPAPGATGGAQAPDPGVPMRNAGLPPSR